The Takifugu flavidus isolate HTHZ2018 chromosome 16, ASM371156v2, whole genome shotgun sequence genome contains the following window.
TAGTGCCTGAAAAGCAAATTATTGGTAAAAATATCTAAATACCCGGAAGGAATCCAAACTACCCGATCTCTGCCAGGTTTCTGGTTTTGCTTTGATTgcatgtatttttttcccttctttttaaactttgatTGCAACTGTATAACACCTTTTTCAATATTGTCTGACGTCTATATCGTGTTTTGTCTTGGTCGTTTTGATATAAAGACAGAAACTAGCATGACCAAACGCGCATGCGCTGAAGTGATGTGGGACCGATCGAGTTCCGGTTGCAAATTGGGCATAGGCAACTGTCAATAAGGAAGCTGTTTTATGTTGATAATAGAGTGTTTGCTGCGCACTTGATTTATCCGTATGactaataaaaaagaaaatatttcaaACTTGTAACGCCCAACTAAAGGAAAACGTAAAGCCATCGATAAATATATGAACGATCAATAgagggcagcaggaggcagtggACGAGCCCGTGTGAGCACCAACGAAGAAGAACTTCGTGTTTTTGTTGAGACGAGCGATGATAAGCGCCTCAAAGTCAAAAGTATTGGCCCTGGTCAGGTAAGTTATTTTGTGGAAGGTTTACTTTTAAgtctaaaataaaaaacaggcaTAGCCGATACAGAGGAAATTAAACGTTTAGATGTGTTTTAGAGTACAGTTAGCATGCTACGCCATTAAGGATCAGTGGTAAGTTCGTGCGATCTTAACGAAAACGACATTTCACAGGGCAACGACCCGTCTGACCAGCCTTAGTGGGAACCTGCAGGTCCACCGGGTTCCTCAATCCCCACTGTCCCTTCAAACAACGAGGTTTCAGCGTCTTAGCAGCGCCTCAGCACAGGAGAGCCTAGATTCGTCACCTCCATCGGAAGATAAAATCCACCTGACTGAGTCATGTGTGAAAGTTAGTGGAATCATATGATCGCTTATAAtgtgttattgtctttattaaaCTAATGTGGAGATGACACTGTTTacaggttgttgttttgtgtgcCTGTTAACATTCGTACTGTGGCAGCTGGCTGGATGTGTAAAGATTTAAAGGTTTAATCAGATTTAAATTGGTCCTTTAATCTTTTGATGCAGAGATTAGAGGAAATCCTGGAAAATGGAGAATACCTGAGAATACACGTAGAGGGAGGCGGATGCTCTGGTTTCCAGTACAAATTTTCTGTTGTTGATGACAAGACCGAGGATGACAGGTAAGACGATGATGTCAGTAATTAACCAATTTTTCTCTTGCCTATTAGTGTGTCACATTGGTTAAGGGCCGGTGTTCCCTCTGTTGGGCTCTCTATTCAGGGTGTTTGAGAAGAGAGGGGTGGGAATTATCGTGGATCAGGACAGCCTGGAGTTTGTTAAAGGAGCCACGGTGGATTACACCAATGAGCTGATCCGCTCCACCTTCCAGGTGCTGAAGAATCCCCAGGCTGATCACGGCTGCTCCTGTGGCAGCTCGTTCTCTGTCAAACTATGACCCTGTTCCACCCCCCAGAATTATTTATGAACCTGATGTAGCCCTTTTAACCATTTGTTACTCTATTAAATACATACACATGTTTTCAATAAATAACCCTGAGAACGCCACCGCCAACCACACTGAAAGAGATCATTTTTGTGAACTGAATGAAAATTCAATATTTGAAAGAATATTGTTTGTGTGCATTATGAGatttgctttgtttattttgttcaaattaaatataatatttaaaaaCGCAAAATAATACTGTGCTGTTTTATATGCAATGCATGGTGAATTGATCAGTTTTGCCATTTTTATACTGGTAATTTAATCCTTTAAATTCAGATTGTTATGCAGGGAGATGGGGCCATTCACTCACTAAATACACCATTCAGACTTTAAAATTGGAGAGCATGGTtgctttttattattaaagCATAATTTAAGAAACATCTCacaaaatgtacaaaaacaatATGTACAAATGATATTTACACTGGTAAAATGTAAATCTAAATATGCAGCAACATTGCTTATATAGTTAGGAGGGAAATGTTTTGCACTTTTAATATTTTCTCTCTGATAAAACATTCCATTTAAGTATATCTGAATACACCAAACTTTACCTGTTGAAAAAGTCACACTGACACGTCATAGCAGCACATTGAGAGGTGACAGAATTGCGACGGTGCATTGAATCGACTGTTGTTTTCTGAGGAATTTGGTTTGTATAGATTGTCTTCCAGTAAGCCATGCACACTTACTAACCACGCACAGAATCCTCAAACAAGTACatcatgaagggggggggggggggcactgccaGGGGAAGGTCCAACCAGTCAACAACACAACCACAGACAACAAATGAACCAGCAGGGTAACACAGTGACCAGGTCAGGTGAACAGTGCATAGTATGCTTTGGCATGCTGACATCCAGAACATAACGGTGGATGTTACATTCAGGAGAAAGGCCACAGGATTTGGAATTaccagttgtttcttttttttaaaaagaaaaaggaacaaatgactaaaaaataaaaagcaaagcaaTACAAAAGAGTCCGAACCCTCGTGTTAAACACTCCGATTAAGGCGAATTCAGTTTGCTACatgagtattttttttaaaaatggcatcGTCATGGATACATACTCCTGCCACATTTACACAGATgcactctgttttttttttaaataataccTCACTGAGATGATATGCACATATGTGATGAGGTTTGGTTTTTTAATAATGTGATATTCTGAGAACAACATCACTACCTGTGTTCACACTCAGGACTGATACGGTGGTGACAATGACTCTTGTACAAATGCATGCACCTAATTTAGAGGCAGTAAATCCCATAACCCTTTCCAGGCCAGCCGCCCGCTTTctcgttctcctcctccatctgttcgcacaacctttatttttttccccccagctgCGATCCTCAGTGAGGAGCATGGACGCACCTCCACACAAAGAGGCTGGAGagcaacagaaaagaagatCAGCACCACTCATCTTTCATCGCGGCCTTGGCGGCAAACTAACCCGCTCTCACCTTCTGTCGTCCCCTCCGGCGCTGACAATGAAGCGATCTCCGTTTGTGAAGCGTACGTTAGTCAGGTGAGCGGAATGGCCCAGAAAGCGTTTGTGTTTGGCCTGAAACAGATGACGACAGACATAAACACATTAGCGGGCTTCAACAGCAGCTGTTCTTCTTGAGGAATAGAAGATAATGTTTGCAACCTTTCAACAACggaaatggaggaaaagcaTCAAAATGAGCTCCGCTTTAATCTCCCATTACTTACAAATTTCTCTGGACACGGAAAATCGAACAGCTTCACCATCCCGAAGTCATCGCCGGTGACGATGTTAAGGCCTGAGTGGGAGACGCAGGCACAGGTGACGTCTGCTTTGTCTGTGTTGCGGGACCAGATTCCTACAACCTCATCCCCAAGGACACTTGACACACATAGCAGAGTTAGATCTGCAGGTCAGATTCTCAAACATACAGCTGTCAGCGACCCTCACCTtgtccagctggtccaggtgATCCTGTCAATGTGGGTCTGCTCTGTGACCTGCTTCCCAGACGGCACTTCGTATACCAGACGCTTATAAGCACCTGTTGATATCTGCAACATAGAAAAATGAAGGTAACTGTCCGCACAGCTGGATATACGTGCCATCGCCGGTGCAAAGCTGCTGGAGTCTCCTGTACCTGGACGTAGGCGCTGTCGGCAGAGAAGTCCATCTGCATCACAAAGCTGGGGATGTCCCTGCAGCAGTTGATCCGGTTCAGCTGCGGCCCGAGCGTCAGGTCATAGAAGTCGACTGCGTTCTCGTTGGAGCCCACGGCCAAGTACCGGGAGTCTGGACTGAACCTACAGAAAAAGGGAAGGTTAAAAGGGAGAGATTGATTATTGGAGCGACGTAGCAACTGCTTTTCCAGCGCACAGTGTCCAGCTGATTACCTGATATCCTGGATAGGGGAACGCCGATCCCTCTTCTTCCCCCAGATTTTAAGTGAGGCCACCAGCAGGATGATGAACTCTCCGTTCTTCATGCCGATGGCCACCATGTCTCCTTCAGGGCTGTAGCTGATGGTATGTGCAGGGTGGCCCATGTTCACCTTATTCAGCATCTTCTGCTTGTACGCAAAAAATATCACCCTGTGTTAGTGACGCGATCCCGCTACTGTAGGAAACCGTAAAAGGGTGATGGTTAAAGGGCGGACCTTCTCCGGGATGTCCCACAGACGAATGGTTCCATCCTCTGCTGCGGATAGAAAGACATCTCTGGAGGGGTGGGTGGCCAGGCCCCAGATAGGTCCATCCATATGCCCATTTACCAAGATGTTGCATGCTGCGTTCTTCTCCCCTACTTCGATGATCTCTGCATTCCTGGTTCCCACCAGGATTTTACCCTGACGCAAGATCAACATCCATTTGTCATGATTAGACTTGACCTTTTCACCTTTTAGGGTCATCAGCTTCCTACCTTTCCTCTGCACACGGAGCGAACGCAGTCTACTATCTGTCCGGTTTCTAATCTAAACGCTCGACAACGTTTCAGCTCCTGGTCCCAAAGCTTCAGAGCACCCCCCTCCTTTGACCTGTGGAGTAAAAAGGATGTTATTGCTTTTCATAAAAATGAGTTGACTCGGCATTTAATGGTGTAAAATCACTGACGTGGACACTTACGGCCTTTCCTTGCCCCCTGTGACGATGAGGCCGTCTCTCAGTGTGGTGTACATGGTGAACACAGGGCCCGTATGAGCTTTGGCCACAATTCTTACAAGAATGTGttccttccacacacacacatccccactAATGGTACCTGTAAATGTCAAGTTATTCTGAAACGAAAACAAACCTGCACTAATCTAGTGGCCTAAGAGAGCAGAGCGAGCAATGCAAGAACAGTTCACAGCATGtcaaagcacattttaaatcattaGTCCAATATAGGAAACTTATTACATTGTGGTTTGAGGTGACTTACAGCTCCAAATGCTACCGACAGCATCGTCTGCATCCTGGCGTCCTCGATGGAGCTCAGCACGCCTTTTTTGCTGAGCACGGCTCGACCAGCCAACGTCCAGAAGCGGACGTGTTTGATCCCCACAGACACAAAGTGTGTGTCAGAGTCTGGTCGAAATTCTGCCACGAAGATCCTTTGGGTGTGACCGTTCCGGCTGGCCACTTTGgcacctggaaaacaaaaacgGAGCAGTTAAATCCCCAACGATCAGCTGTGGTGCGACCTTCTGACCTCGGTGTAGGGATCGATTACTTGCGTCCTACCTTCCTGCCACTTccagatggtgatggtgtgctcaTTATCCAGGCCCACTGAGAGCAGCAGTTTTCCCGTGGCACTAAAGCTGACGGAGCAAACCCCACCCGAGTGGGAGCAGCGCAGCACCGACAGCGTCTGCTTTGTCATGGCGTCCCACACGTGAATAGATGGGGATGTTGCTGCAAAgcaaaaaaatgacaaaaaaatattaacaacccacatgattgttttttttaaaaattctaatTTGAAAAATATACTAATAATTTAGAGTGAACGAACAGAAAAGTGAGCACATGCAGCGCGTCCTCAACTAaaatggccactagatggcagtaatCAAAAATAATTAACGAGCTGCAACGACACAGAGTTTGTTAATGACTAAAAAAAATTGTACACTTTctaatgaaataataatgtgACATCGTCTTACCTGACATGTCACCTGTATCACCTGAAACAATatggaaaaaaatctgattaagTAACGAGCCAAGAGATTGTTTGGTGAGATTAGCAGTTTCTAACATTGTCATTATGACTTCAAACTATTTTGGTAATTTGCATAAGCTTACGTATGCTATACTGGACTAAAATGTATTCATCTCTCATTCAGATCTACCAGAGTGGAGGTGTGAGCATCTTTCCATGAGGATGAGGCATGCCTGGCTCATCTGAGCTTATTTATCAATGCAGAAAATGTTAATTTTGCCCATCGACAGCCATCGGGGCTACACagcaacaggaaagaaaaatgacgAGGCGTTTGACACAGGAGGTCAACTTCTCACAAACATACCTACTTGGCCAGTTGCCACCACGTTGGGGAATTTCGGATGTTGATTGATTGTCAGGCACAGAATGTCGTCGCTGTGTTCTGCATAGAAGCTTTGGCAGGCTGTGAGGAGACACATCAACACAACACGCGGGGATCAAAACATTTGCTTTCCTGGTAGTTAATAGCGCGAGAGCTGGAGTCCCGCAGGTGCTGTGCATAAGCCTGCGCTCTGTCCACTCACAGGTCGTCAAGTTGAGCACGATGCCGACCGATGCAGTGTGGTAGATGATGTCCGCCCCCTCGTTCAGGTAGTGCACGTTATTGCGGCAGTCGGTGCCGCGATAACCGAacaccagctccagcaccaggtCCTACGGGAGAGTCGGAAACAAATTTGCCCGGAAAGTCAGAAAGgtcatcgccatggcaactAAAAAGCCAGCTGGTGGCCGATGTAGCACATTGAGATTCAATTAGAGCATCATCAGCGTCTCCAGAGAGGCCGTCTGGACAGAATATGGGCGCATTACACCTTCATCTCAAAACATTACATCAGCGGCTCCTTCATCTTTTGCTGCCCAGACGGAGACGAAGCTGTTTAATCTACAGATACCCGATGCTCTGTTTTGCTGTGACGATGtgggatgatgaagatgtgaggTTCTTCTCACCTCTATTGGTCTCTTCTTCTTGCCAACATTGTTGGTCTGCAGCTTCTCCGGCTGGGGCAGAGCTCTGCTGACAGGAGGTCTGAAACAGACAGCCGGGTTAGCGGAGCCGCCATGGCGCTCCTTGCCGAGCAGAAGACGATGATTTCTGTGGTTATATTTATTGTTCTGCTGAGTCATTATTCACAAGCGCTGCATCTTTAGCACATTACGCATCACAATTAGAAACCTAACAAATTTCACAAAAATTGTATCAGGCAAATTGATGTATTTTACAACATAAAAGCCATATTATCCATATCAATATTaagatgtatttaaaaaaaaccaaaaaaaaaaccattgtACTATTTGAGTTTTGTGCAATGAGGAGTTTTCCCAAGAGGAAATGTCCAAATGATGTATCATGATAAGACCTAAATGCTCTGCTAATCTAAAAAGAAATCCATATATCTATTCTACAAAGCAATGCAAACGATGGTTGGGTGACTTACCTGGAGCCTCTTCAAGGCAGCAGTaacaaagggaaaaagaaaattagaCAAATGTTCTCAGACTTCACTGCTGCCTGGAGGACACATGCATGTCAGCCACTGAGGACATAGAGGACAGGAATCAGCACAATTGTACGCAGCTTTACATGACAGGTGGAAAAACTTGATGGTGTTGGAATGGGCCAGTTGCGACCTTCGCCAGTGGATAAACCCCCTGTTTAATGCTGCTAAAAActggctgctgttgttatttgaCAGAAGCCTTTTGAAAATGAGAGTTTTTTGATCAAAAGGACGAAGAAATGCAACTAGAACCAGTTAACTTGGGTGACACTTTGTGATTTATCTGAAACAGTTTCGCAGATGGAGGTTAGCTCTTACCTGACCACGCCTTGCCTTCAGAGGGACGCAAAGAACGATGTTGGAGTGGAAACAGATGGAAAGAAGCAGAGCAAGAGAGGCTGGGTTATTTCAAAGCGGGAAGATAGCTCGGagaatttatatattttttccctttctggCCAGTTTTCTACAGCATCACTGCTTAGTACCTTTCATCCACAGAGGGCTctttcagctgcaggtgaggcttCACACCCGTCATTGGTCTCATGCTGGTCGATAAGGCCTTGATGGTATAGTTGATCTCATTCTCTCGCGTGACATCGCTGTCATATCCTAAGGGGAAGCCGATGTGACAGAGATTTCTAGCAGCGGCATAAATTTGTCGTATGGATAAACTCTCAAAGGAAGTTCGTCTCTCACCACCGTCGTCCTCGCTCTCCAGGTCCGACTCCTCACTGTCGCCCTGCTTGAACTCCCGGTGGCCCTCCGTCTCGTGGGCCCAGATCACCAGACACGTGTCGCCCCCACCGACGGTCACCAAGAGGCTGTCGTCATGGCTCCAGCGCACGTTGGTAACGTGTGTGCTGTGTGCCAGGTAGCGTTTGAACTTTGCGTACTTGCCCTGGAGGACAGGAGAACATTAAGCTCAAACCCCCAGACTTATAGCAGCCTGTGTGAACGCCGCGTCTCACCCTAACGGGGTATCTGAAGAGTTTTACGTAGCCCAAGTCATCTCCTGTTGCTAGCACCTTCTTGTCGTTGCTAAGGCAGGCTGCGGTCACTTCTGTGACCTCGCTGATCAAAGGCCAGATGCCCTCGACAGACGTTCCCAGGACACATGTCCACATGCTCCAGTCGATCTTTTCAACCTGAACCGTTCAAGGGAAAACAATATATATCAAACAGCTGACATTATAATGCAGAATACACAAGGATTCTTCTACTTATTGTCTCCAAAATCTCCAAGCTGCTTCCATACAGCAGCTTTTCAATGAAGCACTGTTCTTTTGGTACACCCATTTCATGAACAAAAATAGCCCCCAAGGCTCTGAAGCTTAAAACAGCAACCACAACCAGTGAGTCAAAAACATCCATCACACGAAAACTGGCTCCCCACCGACCCAGCCTTCCATTAATGGTGCTGTGATCAATAGCTCAAGATAATGGCAAAATGAATGGGGAGTGTCACGTATCAGCAAGAGGTGAgacaaatgaggaggaggaggaggtaggaGACAACATCAGAGGCGCCAAGGAGACATTTATCATCCGTGATGCTTATTTTCTGAGTGCTCCCTGTTGGAAGGCATGTGAATGTCATGCAGTCCTAAAAGGACCCCAAACACTATTCCACAGCCTAAATTAGAGCAATGCCGGTGACAAATGGGCCGTGCCGATGCTCCGCTGCCGCGCTCACCTCTGTCGCGGGGATGGTCTGCCTCTTGCCCCGAGGAGCTTCGAAGAAGAACTGCTCTTTGGCACTTGTGTTGACTTGAAGGAGTTTTCCtgtcaacaaaaaaagaaaacaatccaAAAAGCCCAGTGGATCACGGTGCCTAGCTTGGCATTATAAACCCATAATTAGCAGTCCTTTCCAAGATTTTACCGGGACATTAACATTTAAGCTTTCACCTCTCTTGTCCCAGTCCAGATGGGTGATGTAATTCAGGCATCCTTTGCACACTCCCACACGTTTGCTGCTCATTACGTTGTAAATATCCACAAATGTGTCCGCCGATCCCACTGCCAGGTATTTCCCAACACCTgaggaaacacaaaagaaatcattcctatctgtctgtccgtccgtccgtccatctgtcaTCCTTCTCGCTTTCATTGGCATTATTCTCCTGGCGTGACCTTTACACCTCCGTGTGGGTTCCAGTCTGCTGGACTGGGAAAATTGAATCCACCACACGGAGGATCAAGGTCAAGTGTGCAGGCGCAACAGCCTTTCGTTCCTTGATTTCTCTGTccactcctgctgtgtcccatTATGCTCttgctgtctctctgtctgaccCTATTACAAAAAGCCATTAATTTGGGTCAGGCCTGCGGCAACGCCTGCCTGCACCACAGTGGGAAGGAATTAGGTGTACCTGCTGAATTTCTGCTTCTACCCTTCATCCGTGCTTTGAAGGGCACATGGTGACCTATATATTACACAGACCTGGTTTtgaagacgggggggggggggggggggtgtctatCCACGAACCTGGTGAGAATCTAATATCAGAGATGATGTCCTTGCGGTGGTGGAAGGACACCAGGTCCTCCAGGGTGTCTGCGTTCACAATGAGGAAGCTGCCGTCATTCAGGCCCACTGCCAAGGCTTTGCCGTCaggggagaagcagcagcagcggccgcCTGAGGAGGACAGCGCATTCGTTGGGTGCCTGGCAGCAAGGCATTTCATCTCAGTGAGAGCAGCATCTCACCTTTTCTCAGCTTGCGTACGGCCAGCATGCAGTGGCTGGGCGAGAGGTCCCATATGCGCAAGGTTTTGTCATCGCTGACGGTGGCACAGAGCGGGAGGTGGGGATGAGTCGCCAAACCCCAGACTTCTCCTTCCATATGCCCCTGCAGATACACACAATAGGACAATCACCCATTTTGAATTTAATATGAGGAGGAAACAATAAAAAGTCTTCACATATACACTCTTAAAAACATGCCAACAAGCATCCGTCTTATTTTTACAACTCTCTTTTAGCCCACAGCTCCGATCCATCAGAATCTGCTCGGGGATATTTAAAGTCGATCAATACCGATACTTGCATTTTATCTGCCTCCAGCCAGGGGAGCTTGCAGGACCACCTAACTAAATTAGCTATCTCCTATTCATCAACATCAATTCATGACAGAATACAAACACCATCTTGGTAAAGGAGGCTAATAATAATGACGTATGAGTAGTTTGAATGGTTGTATTACCGCGTGCAGTTTCATGAGGAGTGAATTTAGAGGAAAGTTTTCTCAACACAAACGAAGCCCCTAACGAGCTAATTCTTACCTGAACCAAAAGAGTGATGGGGCCGCTCTTGTCCACCTCCAAGATCTCCCCATTCTTGGTCCCCACCAGAATGTGGCCATGGCCCAGAGATATGGCACGAATGGAGGGGTTGTCCTCCAACAGCAGCCCTGTCGAGTCCATGAATTACAGCGCCGtcagaaaagacaggaaaaacaaagcctGAGATGGGACGTTTACGCTAAAAATACCGAACGATATAAATGAACTTATAGTGAGAGAAGCCAACGGTAGCCAAACAGGATGACCCGTTCTTACCTTTGGAGCCTGGAGCCAGGACTGATCTTTTGATGGCGTAGGTCTTGAGACAGCGCTCAAAGCTGTCATCCCACAGAGCAACGATACCATCCTTACCTCCGGTCACAAATCCCTACAGTGAGGAACAAGGGGACATGAGAGGCTGCAGAGATTTGCCTCCAGATGTGAACGTGTCACTGAGCACATTTTAGATGGCATAACTCTCCCTCATCTGAGCCAAAACACGTGACCAGATGGAGAGGAAAAGGGACCGTTATCCATTCTTTAAAGTGAGCCTGTCACTCCGCAAGTACCTTTTCTAGAGCGTGCACGCTGAATACCGGCCCGTCGTGAGCCTTGACGGTCTTCATGAGGAACATGTCCCTCCAGATGCAGATGTCCCCCGAACACGTGCCCGAAAACACCATCTCCTCCGACCAGCCGTACACGGCGCACATCATGGTCTCGGTCTTCCCCATGTTCCCCTTACGCCCAATTAGACCACCACCTGAGGAAACAGTCAGCCAAACagtcagcagagagagagagagagagagagagagagagagagagagagagagagagagagagagagagagagagagagaggttgcTGCTACTTTAAGTTTTTGCTGCTCATTAAAAAAAGTCTTACCGGCTTTGTGCCAAAACTTCATATGTTTCACACCAGCTGTGATGAGCTTGTCAGGAAGGTAGGGATTGATTTTGACCACAAAGATCTTGTCCTTACTTccactgaaagaaaaagaacacaaTAATTAATAAGTATT
Protein-coding sequences here:
- the eml5 gene encoding echinoderm microtubule-associated protein-like 5 isoform X2; this translates as MADRTAPNCHLRLEWVYGYRGHQCRNNLYYTAAKEIVYFVAGVGVVYNAREHKQKFYLGHNDDIISLALHPERVLVATGQVGKEPYICVWDSYTTQTVSILKDVHTHGIACLSFDLEGQCLVSVGLDSKNTICVWDWRRGKVLAAAPGHTDRIFDISWDLYQPNKLVSCGVKHIKFWSLCGNALTPKRGVFGKTGDLQTILCLACAKDEVTYSGALNGDIYVWKGINLMRTVQGAHGSGIFSMNVCEEGFATGGRDGCVRLWDLNFKPITVIDLRETDQGYKGLSVRSVCWRGDHILVGTQDSEIFEVVVHDRNKPFLIMQGHCEGELWALAVHPTKPLAMTGSDDRSVRIWSLIDHALIARCNMEEPIRCAAVSTDGIHLALGMKDGSFTVLRVRDMTEVVHIKDRKEAIHELKYSPDGAHLAVGSNDNSVDVYSVVQRYKKVGECIGSSSFITHMDWSTDSKVLQTNDGSGRRLFYRMPSGKEVTNREELKLVQWATWTCVLGPEVNGIWPKYSDINDINSVDANFNNQVLVTADDYGLVKLLRYPCIKKGAKFKKYLGHSAHITNARWSHDYQWVVTIGGADHSVFQWKFVPERKPKEALHIAAQEILADSNSEESDSDQSDVPEMDSEIEQETQLTYRRQVYKEDLPQLKEQCKEKHRATAMKKRERAPGSRVKLHFIHGYRGYDCRSNLFYTQTGEIVYHVAAIGVVYNRQQNTQRFYMGHDDDILCLAIHPLKDFVATGQVGRDSSIHIWDIETLKPMSVLKGFHQLGVCTLDFSADGKRLASVGLDENHTIVLWDWRKGEKLSAMRGSKDKIFVVKINPYLPDKLITAGVKHMKFWHKAGGGLIGRKGNMGKTETMMCAVYGWSEEMVFSGTCSGDICIWRDMFLMKTVKAHDGPVFSVHALEKGFVTGGKDGIVALWDDSFERCLKTYAIKRSVLAPGSKGLLLEDNPSIRAISLGHGHILVGTKNGEILEVDKSGPITLLVQGHMEGEVWGLATHPHLPLCATVSDDKTLRIWDLSPSHCMLAVRKLRKGGRCCCFSPDGKALAVGLNDGSFLIVNADTLEDLVSFHHRKDIISDIRFSPGVGKYLAVGSADTFVDIYNVMSSKRVGVCKGCLNYITHLDWDKRGKLLQVNTSAKEQFFFEAPRGKRQTIPATEVEKIDWSMWTCVLGTSVEGIWPLISEVTEVTAACLSNDKKVLATGDDLGYVKLFRYPVRGKYAKFKRYLAHSTHVTNVRWSHDDSLLVTVGGGDTCLVIWAHETEGHREFKQGDSEESDLESEDDGGYDSDVTRENEINYTIKALSTSMRPMTGVKPHLQLKEPSVDERQGVVRGSRPPVSRALPQPEKLQTNNVGKKKRPIEDLVLELVFGYRGTDCRNNVHYLNEGADIIYHTASVGIVLNLTTSCQSFYAEHSDDILCLTINQHPKFPNVVATGQVGDTGDMSATSPSIHVWDAMTKQTLSVLRCSHSGGVCSVSFSATGKLLLSVGLDNEHTITIWKWQEGAKVASRNGHTQRIFVAEFRPDSDTHFVSVGIKHVRFWTLAGRAVLSKKGVLSSIEDARMQTMLSVAFGANNLTFTGTISGDVCVWKEHILVRIVAKAHTGPVFTMYTTLRDGLIVTGGKERPSKEGGALKLWDQELKRCRAFRLETGQIVDCVRSVCRGKGKILVGTRNAEIIEVGEKNAACNILVNGHMDGPIWGLATHPSRDVFLSAAEDGTIRLWDIPEKKMLNKVNMGHPAHTISYSPEGDMVAIGMKNGEFIILLVASLKIWGKKRDRRSPIQDIRFSPDSRYLAVGSNENAVDFYDLTLGPQLNRINCCRDIPSFVMQMDFSADSAYVQISTGAYKRLVYEVPSGKQVTEQTHIDRITWTSWTSVLGDEVVGIWSRNTDKADVTCACVSHSGLNIVTGDDFGMVKLFDFPCPEKFAKHKRFLGHSAHLTNVRFTNGDRFIVSAGGDDRSLFVWRCVHAPH
- the eml5 gene encoding echinoderm microtubule-associated protein-like 5 isoform X1; amino-acid sequence: MADRTAPNCHLRLEWVYGYRGHQCRNNLYYTAAKEIVYFVAGVGVVYNAREHKQKFYLGHNDDIISLALHPERVLVATGQVGKEPYICVWDSYTTQTVSILKDVHTHGIACLSFDLEGQCLVSVGLDSKNTICVWDWRRGKVLAAAPGHTDRIFDISWDLYQPNKLVSCGVKHIKFWSLCGNALTPKRGVFGKTGDLQTILCLACAKDEVTYSGALNGDIYVWKGINLMRTVQGAHGSGIFSMNVCEEGFATGGRDGCVRLWDLNFKPITVIDLRETDQGYKVARAENSRGLSVRSVCWRGDHILVGTQDSEIFEVVVHDRNKPFLIMQGHCEGELWALAVHPTKPLAMTGSDDRSVRIWSLIDHALIARCNMEEPIRCAAVSTDGIHLALGMKDGSFTVLRVRDMTEVVHIKDRKEAIHELKYSPDGAHLAVGSNDNSVDVYSVVQRYKKVGECIGSSSFITHMDWSTDSKVLQTNDGSGRRLFYRMPSGKEVTNREELKLVQWATWTCVLGPEVNGIWPKYSDINDINSVDANFNNQVLVTADDYGLVKLLRYPCIKKGAKFKKYLGHSAHITNARWSHDYQWVVTIGGADHSVFQWKFVPERKPKEALHIAAQEILADSNSEESDSDQSDVPEMDSEIEQETQLTYRRQVYKEDLPQLKEQCKEKHRATAMKKRERAPGSRVKLHFIHGYRGYDCRSNLFYTQTGEIVYHVAAIGVVYNRQQNTQRFYMGHDDDILCLAIHPLKDFVATGQVGRDSSIHIWDIETLKPMSVLKGFHQLGVCTLDFSADGKRLASVGLDENHTIVLWDWRKGEKLSAMRGSKDKIFVVKINPYLPDKLITAGVKHMKFWHKAGGGLIGRKGNMGKTETMMCAVYGWSEEMVFSGTCSGDICIWRDMFLMKTVKAHDGPVFSVHALEKGFVTGGKDGIVALWDDSFERCLKTYAIKRSVLAPGSKGLLLEDNPSIRAISLGHGHILVGTKNGEILEVDKSGPITLLVQGHMEGEVWGLATHPHLPLCATVSDDKTLRIWDLSPSHCMLAVRKLRKGGRCCCFSPDGKALAVGLNDGSFLIVNADTLEDLVSFHHRKDIISDIRFSPGVGKYLAVGSADTFVDIYNVMSSKRVGVCKGCLNYITHLDWDKRGKLLQVNTSAKEQFFFEAPRGKRQTIPATEVEKIDWSMWTCVLGTSVEGIWPLISEVTEVTAACLSNDKKVLATGDDLGYVKLFRYPVRGKYAKFKRYLAHSTHVTNVRWSHDDSLLVTVGGGDTCLVIWAHETEGHREFKQGDSEESDLESEDDGGYDSDVTRENEINYTIKALSTSMRPMTGVKPHLQLKEPSVDERQGVVRGSRPPVSRALPQPEKLQTNNVGKKKRPIEDLVLELVFGYRGTDCRNNVHYLNEGADIIYHTASVGIVLNLTTSCQSFYAEHSDDILCLTINQHPKFPNVVATGQVGDTGDMSATSPSIHVWDAMTKQTLSVLRCSHSGGVCSVSFSATGKLLLSVGLDNEHTITIWKWQEGAKVASRNGHTQRIFVAEFRPDSDTHFVSVGIKHVRFWTLAGRAVLSKKGVLSSIEDARMQTMLSVAFGANNLTFTGTISGDVCVWKEHILVRIVAKAHTGPVFTMYTTLRDGLIVTGGKERPSKEGGALKLWDQELKRCRAFRLETGQIVDCVRSVCRGKGKILVGTRNAEIIEVGEKNAACNILVNGHMDGPIWGLATHPSRDVFLSAAEDGTIRLWDIPEKKMLNKVNMGHPAHTISYSPEGDMVAIGMKNGEFIILLVASLKIWGKKRDRRSPIQDIRFSPDSRYLAVGSNENAVDFYDLTLGPQLNRINCCRDIPSFVMQMDFSADSAYVQISTGAYKRLVYEVPSGKQVTEQTHIDRITWTSWTSVLGDEVVGIWSRNTDKADVTCACVSHSGLNIVTGDDFGMVKLFDFPCPEKFAKHKRFLGHSAHLTNVRFTNGDRFIVSAGGDDRSLFVWRCVHAPH